A genomic window from Nocardioides rotundus includes:
- a CDS encoding M20/M25/M40 family metallo-hydrolase, which produces MADSSDVPVAPPYDPSAEVVDLCRDLIRIDTSNYGDQEGPGERKAAEHVATLLDEVGIDSTLVEGTPGRTSLLARWGDESSGKPPILLHGHLDVVPAAAEDWQVHPFSGEVQDGYVWGRGAVDMKDFDAMLLSVIRARTRAGVLPDRPVVLAFTADEEAGGHHGAQVLVEQHPDWLADCTEAVGEVGGFSATVNGRRIYLIEAAEKGMAWMKLTARGRAGHGSMINGENAVTELAGAVARIGAHEWPIRLTPTMEVLLATVGELAGVEATPENAADLIEEFGSGARMLGAVIRNTANPTQLDAGYKVNVIPTEATAHVDGRFLPGFEDEFFATMRELCGPEIEWEFLSHQQPWETPYDGDLVAAMTRSLLAEDEDALVAPYLMSGGTDAKHFRKLGMRSYGFAPLRLPEDLDFTALFHGVDERVPTDSLEFGAKVMDRFLGEL; this is translated from the coding sequence ATGGCTGACTCCTCCGACGTCCCGGTTGCGCCGCCGTACGACCCCTCGGCCGAGGTCGTGGACCTGTGCCGGGACCTGATCAGGATCGACACCTCCAACTACGGCGACCAGGAGGGGCCGGGGGAGCGCAAGGCCGCCGAGCACGTGGCGACCCTGCTCGACGAGGTCGGCATCGACTCGACGCTGGTCGAAGGGACCCCGGGGCGTACGTCGCTCCTCGCGCGCTGGGGCGACGAGAGCTCCGGCAAGCCGCCGATCCTGCTGCACGGGCACCTCGACGTGGTGCCCGCCGCGGCCGAGGACTGGCAGGTGCATCCGTTCTCCGGGGAGGTCCAGGACGGCTACGTCTGGGGCCGGGGCGCGGTGGACATGAAGGACTTCGACGCGATGCTGCTCTCGGTCATCCGGGCGCGCACCCGCGCCGGGGTGCTGCCGGACCGGCCGGTGGTGCTGGCCTTCACCGCCGACGAGGAGGCGGGCGGCCATCACGGCGCGCAGGTGCTGGTCGAGCAGCACCCGGACTGGCTGGCCGACTGCACCGAGGCCGTCGGCGAGGTGGGCGGCTTCAGCGCGACCGTGAACGGGCGCCGTATCTACCTGATCGAGGCCGCCGAGAAGGGCATGGCCTGGATGAAGCTCACCGCGCGCGGCCGGGCCGGCCACGGCTCGATGATCAACGGGGAGAACGCGGTCACCGAGCTGGCGGGAGCCGTCGCGCGGATCGGCGCGCACGAGTGGCCGATCCGGCTCACCCCGACCATGGAGGTCCTCCTGGCCACCGTCGGCGAGCTCGCCGGCGTCGAGGCGACCCCGGAGAACGCCGCCGACCTGATCGAGGAGTTCGGCAGCGGCGCGCGGATGCTCGGCGCGGTCATCCGCAACACCGCCAACCCCACCCAGCTCGACGCGGGCTACAAGGTCAACGTGATCCCGACCGAGGCGACCGCCCACGTGGACGGCCGGTTCCTCCCCGGCTTCGAGGACGAGTTCTTCGCCACCATGCGCGAGCTCTGCGGTCCCGAGATCGAGTGGGAGTTCCTCTCCCACCAGCAGCCCTGGGAGACGCCGTACGACGGCGACCTGGTCGCCGCGATGACCCGCTCGCTCCTCGCCGAGGACGAGGACGCCCTGGTCGCGCCGTACCTGATGAGCGGCGGCACCGACGCCAAGCACTTCCGCAAGCTCGGGATGCGCAGCTACGGCTTCGCACCGCTGCGACTGCCCGAGGACCTGGACTTCACCGCCCTCTTCCACGGCGTGGACGAGCGCGTCCCGACCGACTCCCTGGAGTTCGGCGCGAAGGTGATGGACCGCTTCCTCGGCGAGCTGTAG
- a CDS encoding DUF5703 family protein has product MSPRVDRRAPRPGVEWEFQQVTYSRDFSRNVVTRLLVDRAEHGGWVLDRVRITPDGTRKVVLKRKIIRQRRLGEIPIL; this is encoded by the coding sequence ATGAGCCCGCGGGTGGATCGCCGTGCTCCGCGACCGGGCGTGGAGTGGGAGTTCCAGCAGGTCACCTACTCCCGGGACTTCTCCCGCAACGTGGTGACCCGCCTGCTGGTGGACCGCGCCGAGCACGGCGGCTGGGTCCTCGACCGGGTCCGGATCACCCCCGACGGCACCCGCAAGGTGGTGCTCAAGCGGAAGATCATCCGCCAGCGCCGGCTCGGCGAGATCCCGATCCTGTAG
- a CDS encoding aldo/keto reductase, whose product MQVRRLGRSGLEVSRLGLGTLTWGHSTDEHEARELLVSFVDAGGTLLDTSASYGDGASESLLGSLIGDTVRRDEVVLATKAGIDRSGSGRRTDTSRGFLLDTLDASLGRLGTDHVDLWQVHVWDDRTPIEETLSALDIAVASGRARYAGISNYAGWQTAQAATWQVAAPGRTPLVSTQVEYSLLNREVEHEVIPAAEALGLGVLPWSPLGRGVLTGKYRHGTPADSRAASQAFARYVGEYLGDEEEGIVEAVARAADGLGWTPAEVALAWVRDRPGVTAPIIGPRTAAQLEQILPVEDKTLPAQLVAALDDVSAGEPA is encoded by the coding sequence ATGCAGGTGCGCAGGCTGGGCCGCTCGGGGCTCGAGGTCTCCCGACTGGGTCTGGGCACGCTCACCTGGGGTCACAGCACCGACGAGCACGAGGCGCGCGAGCTGCTGGTGTCGTTCGTCGATGCGGGCGGGACGCTGCTGGACACCTCGGCCAGCTATGGCGACGGCGCCTCGGAGTCCCTGCTCGGCTCGCTGATCGGCGACACGGTGCGGCGCGACGAGGTGGTGCTGGCGACCAAGGCCGGCATCGACCGCAGCGGCTCGGGCCGGCGTACCGACACCTCGCGCGGCTTCCTCCTCGACACCCTCGATGCCTCCCTGGGCCGGCTCGGGACCGACCACGTGGACCTGTGGCAGGTGCACGTGTGGGACGACCGCACCCCGATCGAGGAGACGCTCTCGGCGCTGGACATCGCCGTCGCCTCCGGGCGGGCCCGCTATGCCGGGATCTCCAACTACGCCGGCTGGCAGACCGCGCAGGCCGCGACCTGGCAGGTCGCCGCGCCGGGCCGCACGCCCCTGGTCTCGACCCAGGTCGAGTACTCCCTGCTCAACCGTGAGGTCGAGCACGAGGTGATCCCCGCAGCCGAGGCACTCGGGCTCGGGGTGCTGCCCTGGTCGCCGCTGGGGCGCGGCGTGCTGACCGGGAAGTATCGCCACGGCACTCCTGCGGACTCGCGCGCGGCGAGCCAGGCGTTCGCCCGCTACGTCGGGGAGTACCTCGGCGACGAGGAGGAGGGCATCGTCGAGGCGGTCGCCCGCGCGGCCGACGGGCTGGGCTGGACGCCGGCCGAGGTCGCGCTCGCCTGGGTACGCGACCGGCCCGGGGTCACCGCCCCGATCATCGGCCCGCGCACCGCGGCGCAGCTCGAGCAGATCCTCCCGGTGGAGGACAAGACACTCCCGGCTCAGCTGGTGGCCGCGCTGGACGACGTGAGCGCGGGAGAGCCGGCATGA
- a CDS encoding tyrosine-type recombinase/integrase — MTKPRRRQAGEGGISAYETNAGTRYLTKYSVRQPDGTRKVLLKRGHATRAAAAKYLRDELAKVDRGEHVAPSKVTLGAWLDEWLAGLQLAPSTRASYAKNVRIHIAPVLGQIQLQHLTGARISTLYRDLERSGRRDHQSGAGLSARTVRYIHTILKAALRDAVDQGIIASNPADKAKPPAARAAKSPEIHPWSGPQLSTFLTWCRESGAAHATAYHVLAFTGMRRGELLALRWRDLNMDAGRLAVRRSVGVVKVKGQPSQVLEGPTKSSRPRVIDLDPDTVALLKAWRVERGELALQLARHDALIFGTLEGEHLHPERFSARFVEKLDQCRRKVEGEPPPRIHLHDLRHTHASLLLAAGEQVKVVSERLGHASVAITHEIYEHVMPGRQAEAAARFAAIVKGGA, encoded by the coding sequence ATGACCAAGCCGCGTCGCCGTCAGGCGGGGGAGGGCGGGATCTCCGCCTACGAGACCAACGCCGGCACCCGCTACCTGACGAAGTACTCCGTGCGCCAGCCCGACGGCACCCGGAAGGTGCTCCTCAAGCGCGGGCACGCCACCCGCGCCGCCGCCGCGAAGTACCTCCGCGACGAGCTCGCCAAGGTCGACCGCGGCGAACACGTGGCCCCGAGCAAGGTCACTCTCGGCGCGTGGCTCGACGAGTGGCTGGCCGGGTTGCAGCTCGCCCCGTCGACCCGCGCCTCGTACGCCAAAAATGTCAGGATCCACATCGCGCCGGTGCTCGGCCAGATCCAGCTCCAGCACCTGACCGGGGCCAGGATCTCGACCCTGTACCGCGATCTGGAACGTAGCGGCCGGCGCGACCACCAGAGCGGCGCCGGCCTGTCGGCCAGGACCGTGCGCTACATCCACACGATCCTCAAGGCCGCGCTGCGTGACGCCGTCGACCAGGGCATCATCGCCAGCAACCCCGCCGACAAGGCCAAGCCTCCGGCGGCCCGGGCAGCGAAGTCGCCCGAGATCCACCCCTGGTCAGGTCCCCAGCTCTCCACGTTCCTGACCTGGTGCCGCGAGAGCGGGGCTGCCCACGCGACGGCCTACCACGTGCTCGCCTTCACGGGGATGCGGCGCGGTGAGCTTCTCGCGCTCCGCTGGCGCGACCTCAACATGGACGCTGGCCGGCTGGCGGTACGTCGGTCGGTCGGGGTGGTGAAGGTGAAGGGTCAGCCGTCCCAGGTCTTGGAGGGCCCGACGAAGAGCTCGCGGCCGCGGGTGATCGATCTCGATCCCGACACGGTCGCTCTGCTGAAGGCATGGCGGGTCGAGCGTGGTGAGTTGGCGCTGCAACTGGCGCGACACGACGCGTTGATCTTCGGCACGCTCGAGGGCGAGCACCTGCATCCGGAGCGGTTCTCGGCGCGGTTCGTGGAGAAGCTCGACCAGTGCCGGCGGAAGGTCGAGGGGGAACCGCCGCCGCGGATCCACCTCCACGACCTCCGGCACACGCACGCCTCGCTCCTGCTGGCGGCAGGAGAGCAGGTGAAGGTCGTCTCGGAGCGACTCGGTCACGCGAGCGTGGCGATCACTCACGAGATCTACGAGCACGTGATGCCGGGCCGCCAGGCCGAGGCCGCGGCACGGTTCGCGGCGATCGTGAAGGGCGGCGCGTGA